From Proteiniborus sp. MB09-C3, the proteins below share one genomic window:
- a CDS encoding zinc dependent phospholipase C family protein: MPDVFTHILCGYDTIQGLDQSLRTEILKKEKLFNLGCQGPDMFFYNDFIPTAKGKRGPKFGRMMHREKTGDFLVESIDYIKEKRNNKAEFYLLFTYICGLICHFSLDRKAHPYIYYFSGKHEKDKPETRKYGGYHKRLELMIDTILMKERKNLESFKHQIYEEIDVGQSLPKSIIDYYVYTLSKIYAPKEIINFINDSYKDMKTVLKLAHDPSGIKKGLMKFIDKIAKDDIEYSTLIYPRKVDNRHDYMNTKHSFWNHPCDKSEVYSKSFYDVYDIAVKESLEMIKTAIKYLENKISIDSLRKVLPNISYITGKDTNVPCEIIYYKPIFEA, from the coding sequence ATGCCAGATGTATTTACACATATATTATGTGGCTATGATACAATACAGGGCTTGGATCAAAGTCTGAGGACAGAAATATTAAAAAAAGAAAAGCTCTTTAATTTGGGCTGCCAAGGACCCGATATGTTTTTTTACAATGATTTCATTCCTACTGCAAAGGGAAAGAGAGGCCCTAAGTTCGGTAGAATGATGCATAGGGAAAAAACAGGGGACTTTTTAGTAGAAAGCATAGATTATATAAAGGAAAAAAGAAATAATAAGGCTGAATTTTATTTGCTATTCACTTATATATGTGGACTAATATGCCATTTCAGTTTAGATAGAAAGGCACATCCATATATATATTATTTTTCAGGAAAGCATGAAAAAGATAAGCCCGAGACACGGAAATATGGAGGCTATCATAAAAGACTTGAATTAATGATAGATACAATATTGATGAAGGAAAGAAAAAATTTAGAGAGCTTTAAGCATCAGATATATGAGGAAATAGATGTAGGACAATCTCTTCCAAAAAGCATTATTGACTATTATGTCTATACATTAAGCAAGATATATGCTCCTAAGGAAATTATAAATTTCATTAATGATTCCTATAAAGACATGAAAACAGTTCTTAAGCTTGCTCATGACCCGTCAGGAATAAAAAAAGGCCTGATGAAGTTTATTGATAAAATTGCAAAGGATGATATAGAATACAGTACTCTTATATATCCAAGAAAAGTTGATAATAGACATGATTATATGAATACTAAACACAGCTTTTGGAATCACCCATGTGATAAATCTGAAGTATATTCTAAAAGCTTTTATGATGTATATGATATTGCAGTAAAGGAAAGCCTGGAAATGATTAAAACAGCCATTAAGTATTTAGAAAATAAAATTTCTATAGACAGCTTAAGAAAGGTTCTACCTAACATTTCCTATATTACAGGTAAAGACACTAATGTCCCTTGTGAGATTATATATTATAAACCTATATTTGAAGCGTAA
- a CDS encoding DUF881 domain-containing protein, which produces MKNIKGMLSVFLVCVLLGVILSIQFKTTQNVTDGANPIAKSKALLAELNNLESQKAQAKKDLAEIEGKIKQLEEEEADKDYHLRTLYNELEKYNMFLGYKEMEGSGVQIEIDEPEAEAIFDDGTSIVAYNYDYLLQIISSLNAANAEAISVNDIRYTSYSTLIAENNTLIFDDHVISTPIIVRAIGDPKELESNMTFRGGILDSMKRQLRLKVNITKKDNIVIPSLNKKTELKYVRPIDNLSD; this is translated from the coding sequence TTGAAAAATATAAAAGGTATGCTGTCAGTTTTTCTAGTTTGTGTACTTTTAGGGGTAATACTTTCTATACAATTTAAAACTACTCAGAATGTTACCGATGGTGCTAATCCCATTGCTAAATCTAAAGCCTTATTGGCAGAGCTTAATAATCTGGAAAGCCAAAAAGCACAAGCTAAAAAAGACTTAGCAGAAATCGAAGGTAAGATTAAGCAGCTTGAAGAAGAAGAAGCTGATAAGGATTATCACCTAAGGACTCTTTATAACGAGCTAGAAAAATATAATATGTTTTTAGGATATAAAGAAATGGAGGGTTCTGGTGTTCAAATAGAAATTGATGAACCTGAGGCAGAAGCTATCTTTGATGATGGCACCAGCATTGTAGCATATAATTATGATTATCTTTTACAGATAATTAGTTCTCTGAATGCTGCCAATGCAGAAGCCATATCAGTAAATGATATAAGATATACTTCGTATTCAACACTTATAGCAGAAAATAACACATTGATATTTGATGACCATGTTATCAGTACTCCAATAATTGTAAGGGCTATAGGAGACCCTAAGGAACTAGAGTCAAATATGACCTTTAGGGGTGGAATATTGGATAGTATGAAAAGGCAGCTGCGCCTTAAGGTCAATATTACTAAAAAAGATAATATAGTAATACCTAGTCTTAACAAAAAAACAGAGTTAAAGTATGTAAGACCTATTGATAATCTTAGCGATTAG
- a CDS encoding 4Fe-4S binding protein, translated as MAIRKIMHIDEEKCVGCGLCTKGCAESAIKIVNGKAKLISENLCDGLGKCIGHCPMGAIEIIEREAEEFDEEVAAKHLEGLSQKQAPIDKHYGGGCPGSRAMAIQRNEKGETSTSISTDDIEIKIKPQLSQWPVQLKLVPEKASYFDGKELLVTADCVPFAYPNYHLDLLKNKSVVIGCPKLDDVNYYVEKLTNIISYNQITGITVAHMEVPCCNGIVMAVGEAVKRAGKDIKVNKVKILINGEKES; from the coding sequence ATGGCAATTAGAAAAATAATGCATATAGATGAAGAAAAATGTGTTGGATGTGGCCTATGCACAAAAGGATGTGCAGAAAGTGCCATTAAAATAGTCAATGGAAAGGCAAAGCTAATATCTGAAAATTTATGTGATGGTTTAGGAAAATGTATTGGTCATTGTCCAATGGGTGCTATTGAAATAATCGAAAGAGAAGCAGAGGAATTTGATGAAGAGGTAGCAGCAAAACATCTAGAAGGTCTAAGCCAAAAGCAGGCTCCTATAGATAAGCACTACGGAGGAGGATGTCCTGGAAGCAGGGCTATGGCTATTCAAAGAAATGAAAAAGGTGAGACTTCAACTTCAATATCCACAGATGATATTGAAATAAAGATAAAACCACAACTGTCACAGTGGCCTGTTCAGCTGAAGCTGGTTCCAGAAAAAGCCTCATATTTTGATGGCAAGGAGCTGTTAGTAACTGCGGATTGTGTTCCTTTTGCATATCCAAATTATCATCTAGATTTACTTAAAAACAAATCAGTAGTTATTGGCTGCCCAAAGCTTGATGATGTAAATTATTATGTTGAAAAGCTGACTAATATTATATCCTATAATCAAATAACAGGAATTACAGTAGCCCATATGGAGGTCCCTTGCTGCAATGGTATAGTTATGGCAGTAGGTGAAGCAGTAAAAAGGGCAGGAAAAGATATAAAGGTGAATAAAGTTAAAATACTGATTAATGGTGAGAAGGAGAGCTAA
- the mscL gene encoding large-conductance mechanosensitive channel protein MscL produces MLKEFKKFAMRGNVVDLAVGVIIGGAFGKIVTSLVNDVIMPLLGLILGGINFSEDKLLLRKAIEGKDALYLHYGQFLQSVLDFLIISFSIFLFIKAINSFKKKEEEKPKPAEPTKEEVLLTEIRDLLKERR; encoded by the coding sequence ATGCTTAAAGAATTTAAAAAATTTGCAATGAGAGGAAATGTAGTTGATTTAGCAGTAGGGGTCATTATTGGAGGTGCCTTTGGAAAAATCGTAACTTCTCTTGTAAATGATGTAATTATGCCTTTATTAGGACTTATATTAGGGGGCATAAATTTTTCAGAAGACAAACTGTTATTGAGAAAAGCAATAGAAGGAAAAGATGCGCTTTATCTACATTATGGACAATTTCTCCAATCAGTTTTAGACTTCTTGATTATATCTTTTTCAATATTTCTTTTTATTAAGGCTATAAATTCATTTAAGAAAAAGGAAGAGGAAAAGCCAAAGCCTGCAGAACCAACTAAGGAAGAAGTTTTACTTACTGAAATCAGAGATTTATTAAAGGAAAGAAGATAG